Within the candidate division KSB1 bacterium genome, the region GCTCAACCAGGTGTACGTTATTCATTAGAAAATCCTACAATTACAAACAGAATTAATATTGAGGGCACCTTGAATATATTACAAGCATCAGTAAAAAATAATGTTAAAAAAATTGTTAATGCTTCATCATCATCAGTTTATGGTAATCCTCAATATACTCCAGTTGATGAGAATCACCCAAAAGTGCCTATTTCGATCTATGGCGTTTCAAAATTAACCGCTGAAAATTATTGTAGGATTTTTCATGAGCTGTATGATCTAAACACTGTTTCATTACGTTATCATACAGTTTATGGACCAAAAGGTAGACCTGATATGGCTGTATTCAAATGGATTGATTCGTTATTTAATAATAAAAAAATAATAGTTTTTGGTGATGGAAATCAAACAAGAGATATGACATTTGTAAATGATATTGTAAATGGAACTATTCAAGCTGCTGAAAATGATACTGTGTCTGGTGATGTTTTTAATCTGTCTAGTGGTAGAACAGTTACAATGAATTACATTCTGGAACAGTTAGTATCTCTCACTGGAATTAATCCCTCTATTGAATATCAGAAACCAAGACAAGGTGATGTAAAAGATACTTATGGAAATATTGAAAAAGCAAAAAAAATTCTTAATTACATTCCTCAAACTTCTGTTGAAGATGGATTACGTTTAACAGTTGAATGGCATAAAAAATATTTTTTAATTAAATAATAATCTTTATAACTCAATACACACAATTTATTTTTTGATGTTTGAAATTATTTTTATAATTAAATTTTGCTAGGATTTAGAATAAATATTAAGTGGTTAGCAAAGATGAAACTTTTTCAGAAATTTCGTCCAGGTCGTACGGCTTGTAAAAAACAGAATGTACATTTTCTCTAATAATTTTATCAATTGTCTTTAGGCTTGATTTATAAACATATGTAATAATTACAGGGATGGAATTATTATTTGTGCTAAAATTCTCACAAAAGTTTTCAACTTTAGCATCCGGGTCAGAATCTAAGAACAATAAATTAGGTTTAATAGCAGAAGTAATTTTATCTAATATATCAAAGTCAGTTGTTGTAATAACGTTAAATTTGTTCTGTAAATAAACTAAAAGGCTCAAACATAAATTATAATCCTTACTATAGAAAAGTATGGTTTTCATTAAAATATTTAAAATTTTCTCTATGGAAATCGCGCTAGGTTTATAAGCAATTGATAAGGAATGATTATCATGCAATGAAAAACCAAAATTCTTTAGTTCACTAGGTAACTCTAATATAGAGTTCT harbors:
- a CDS encoding GDP-mannose 4,6-dehydratase; this encodes MNLKNSQILVTGAAGFIGSTLVEALLEMDCNVLGYDNFSDYYKGKETNVDAFCSSPKFKLIKDDILHFDGLVQATKGVDIIFHIAAQPGVRYSLENPTITNRINIEGTLNILQASVKNNVKKIVNASSSSVYGNPQYTPVDENHPKVPISIYGVSKLTAENYCRIFHELYDLNTVSLRYHTVYGPKGRPDMAVFKWIDSLFNNKKIIVFGDGNQTRDMTFVNDIVNGTIQAAENDTVSGDVFNLSSGRTVTMNYILEQLVSLTGINPSIEYQKPRQGDVKDTYGNIEKAKKILNYIPQTSVEDGLRLTVEWHKKYFLIK